A window of Odocoileus virginianus isolate 20LAN1187 ecotype Illinois chromosome 3, Ovbor_1.2, whole genome shotgun sequence genomic DNA:
cactagtgccacctggggaagctATCTTAGAGTATGAGCAAAGGATCATAAGTGATCACCACCCATGAATACAGCTTCAAAATATATCCCTATGTCATTAAGAAAGGCTTTATAATTGGTAAGTTGGACCACCTGttatattctgctgctgctgagtcacttcagtagactctgtgcaaccccatagacggcagcccaccaggctcccccgtccctgggattctccagacaagaacactggagtgggttgccatttccttctccactgttaCATTCTACCTGTTATTTATTCCCTATTCTGGGAAAGATCTCagctattatatatttaaatagcatcttttctttctctcgcACTCTCTTTTCCTTCTAAGATACTCAGTATACTTATTACCTCTTCTATTGGAGTCCTATAATTCTTGTAGAgtctcttcattaaaaaaaaaaaaaaaaacagtgctctTATTCCTAAATCATTCTACCTTTGAGGTCACTATTTCTCTTCACCATATGATCTGCTCAACTTTTAGTGCTTTCTAATGCATatttcctgggtgttcattggaaggattgatgctgaagctgaaactctaatactttggccacctcatgcgaagagttgactcattggaaaagaccctgatgctgggagggatggggggcaggacgagaaggggatgacagggtatgagatggctggatggcatcaccgactcgatgggcgtgagtttgagtaaactccgggagtttgtgatggacagggaggcctggtgtgctgcaattcatggggtcacaaagagtcagacacgactgagcgactgacctgaccTGAATGCGTCTTTCATCTCATTTACAGAGTTCCTCAACTGCAATATGTCTGTTTGGTTATGTTTAAGAGTTTTCATCTCTTTGAAAATTAGATCTTCTAATCTCTTAGAAGATTAGATGGTGTTAAGGTTGGTTTCTGGaaaattgtcattttcttttgtgattcTGTGTTACTGCGGTTTTTCATGGTGCCCAGTGGTAGCGCCTCTGGCAGTGCATTTGAAATTACAAACACCTTTTTCATTTAGGTAAAAGTCTGTTCATTCTGATTCTAACAATTCCACAAACTGGTAACAAGAGGCCTTTCTGTGTTTTTCAGCTAGGTGACACAGTAAcacaagtcttttgtttcttttacctgAGTTGCATCCGAGTTGCATTTACTGaagtaggaaatgcaacccactccagtattcttgcctggaaaattccatggacagaagaatctggaggGCTGCAATCTAGGGggaggcaaagagtcggacacaactgagtgactgagcatgcatgtgctCATTCATCTAGCTATTCTTAAGAAACTAATTTTGTCTTTCACTGCCCCTAGCAGAGGCACTGCTTGGTGCATTGTCATCACTGCTGGTGCCTCCAGGGTCACTGGTGCCTTGGTGCTGCTAATGTCCCTGATGTGGCTGGCATCTCTGCTCAGGGAACATGATAGTGGGCAATTTTGCATCATCCAGGGTCACCTGGTTCAAGGTCCCCACCAGCACTGCTGCCTGTTTCCCTTGGTTGTAGATAAGGCTGCATCTGGAAGGCCAGATTCCCATGTGCCACCTCCACTGGTGCTACCAAGTGCTCTGGGTCTGTGGACTCAGCTGCCTCAGCCATTGGGACCGTGGGCATGGCCTCTTGCTGTTTTCCCCTAGATGCacctcttctgtgtattctaatCAACCCAATTTAACATGTAAAATTGTATGAATCTCTGGACTCCTGGTTATGGGACAGATGAATATTTGCTGAGTTATGGAACTCTGATTAATCAGAGAtagaaggggagagaaaaagggagTGTCTGTGCTACCATGATGCTGATGTCatcaaagatatatttattttttggtaaactgtgagattgacatatatatatggagTTAACTGTCATATATTGGTGAAGAAAGACATTCAGTATAACAGTAGACAACATCATGGTTGAGACTTTAGAATTACAACATAAAAAATGACAGGTGAGTATAGATTCATGAGGAGCCAAATAGAGATCAGGATAACCACACACTATGCAAACTCGTTTGTTAATAAGCACTATATTAAAGCATCTACTATGAAAATGAGTTATTATGCAGCAATAGCTAACTgatcaaaaataaaagtgaacagAACTGAAGACAATTATATTAATCAGCTTCTTCTCAACtataaaattattcttatatttaaagGTAGCATTCATGAATACtctgtctttaaattttatttcagatgaCTATATTAAAAACTGGTACATTAAGTTTCCTCTCCAGATAAGCAGGAAAAGATGAAAAGTGTGTTTGTTTGCTCTAAACATGTAACCTTGCATCACGTGACTGGATAGACATTTCAGTCTTCCAGCGAGTCATCCTTTGGTCATGTAAATATTTTGATATACCAAGTTCAGTCTGAACAATGCAGTGGTGAAGGGCACTGACCTTCTATGCAGTAAAGAAatctaaatataattttacagtCAGCTCTGTATCCACAGTTCCACATTTGAATGTTCAATGTAACCTATTAGAACCTATTTAAAATACCTTAGTTgtcaactttaaataaaaatgaataatgaaactAATAACTGttgtttagaaaaataagagaaaacttaCTTGTAATGACATATGTCATTTGAGAATAAATTATTCTTAAGAAACTCAGTCCTCTCTTGAAGGACATGagtatttccaaatatttctgaTCCAAAGGTAGGAAAATTTGGAAGTaggaaaaagtacaaataaaaagcCTATATATCAGATTGAGGAGAAAGCTTAATAAATCAATACATggaattattttaatgaaaatgccAGGGAACAAAGAGAAGAAGCAAATTTGATTCTACAATGACCAAAGAATCCAAATTTCTGATTCTGAGGCTTTGAGTCATGTCATCAAGGTCACTTCATCTCCCCCAGCAGAGTTGGCCTTTTCTACCTAGTATTTCATAGACTCTCTTCAGAGCCCCCTTTATGTCTTTATTCCTTAGACTGTAGAtaaaggggttcagcatgggtgtgACCACCGTGTACATCACTGAAGCTGCTGCACCTGAACTTGAACTGTGGGGAGTGGCAGGGTTAAGGTGCACTCCTAGGAcagagcaataaaataaaaagacaactgagAGGTGAGATGCACAGGTGGAAAATGCTTTATACTTTCCCTCAACTGATGAGATTCCACGTATGCAAGAAACTATTTTAGAGTAAGAGTAAAGTATCCCAGCAAAAGGACCACCACCCAGCAAGGTAGCTGCAAAATACAATACCATGTCATTAAGAAAGGTGTCAGAACAGGCAAGTTGTAAGACTTGATTGAGTTCACAGAAAAAGTGGGATATTTTCAAGTCTGCACAGAAGGACAATCGCAACACCATTAACTTCTGTAACAAGGAGTACACGACACCCACGATCCAAGATATCAGAACCAGAAGACCGCAGAGTCGGGGGTTCATGATGACCATGTAGTGCAACGGGTGACAGATGGCCACAaaccggtcataggccatcacagtcAGGAGAAAATCATCTAAACTCGCAAAGAGTATGTAAAAGTACATCTGGATGATGCAGCCTTCAAAGGTGATCAATTTGTTCTGTGTCTGGATATTCCACAGCATCTTtgggatggtggtggaggtgaagcagatgtctacaaaggacaggttggagaggaagaagtacatgggggtgtggaggtgggagtctgAGATGGTGGCCAGGATGATAAGCAGGTTTCCAAACACAGTGATCAGGTACATGGACAGAAAAAGTCCAAATACGAGGGGTTGCAGCTCAGGTGCCTCTGAAAATTCCATGAGAAGAAATTCTGAaacttctgaaatattttgtgGTTCCATGCCTTGTAGGTAACTACCAAGATATAGAATAGTAACTGATTAATTTTTACACAAGCAAGCATTATCGACCAAGCatacatgcatgttcagtcactttcgccatgtctgactctctgcaatcacGTGAACTGTTGCCTgcaagtcttctctgtccatgggattctccaggcaagaatattggagtgaattgtcattttcttctccaggggatcttcccgatgaagggattgaacccatgtcttttcaatctccttcattggcaggcaagaTATTTACCATTAGCACCAACCTAACATAAATGCTATTACTTACATCTCACAGTCAAGACATTAGCTTCAATAGGTATCAGTAGGGGATGAGGCAAaatcctttctcatttttcttctgtgcCATCTTCTTTGTTATTCATATTCTTTGAGCTTTGATCTCTCTTTTGTAGGTTCAGTGGGCATATTacttctggttctttttttttttaatcaacattcAAAGGCCTCCCTAGACCATAATCTATAAATCATGTATATGCCATGATTATTTATCCTCTTACACTGAATaacttttttcataattttctcatttgtcatacatatatttattttactatactcagttcagttcaatcgctcagtcatgtctgactctttgtgaccccatggactgcagcatgccaggcctccctgtccatcaccaactcccagaatttactcaaactcatgtccattgagtcggtgatgccatccaaccatcttatccttcatccccttctcctgccttcaatcttcctggcatcagagtcttttcaaataagtcagttcttcacatcaggtggccaaagtattggagtttcagcttcagcatcagtccttccaatgaatattaaggactgatttcctttaggatggactggttggatctccatgcagtccaagtgactctcaagggtcttctccaacaccacagttcaaaagcatcaattctttgatgcccagctttctttacagttcaactctcacatccatacatgaccattggaaaaaccatagctttgactagatgaacttttgttggcaaagtaacgtctctgctttacaatatgatgtctaggttggtcatagctttccttccaaggagtaagtatcttttaatttcatggctgcagtcaccatctgcagtgattttggagaccaaataaataaagtctgtcactgtttgcattgtttccccatctatttgccatgaagtgatgggaccaaatgccatgatattagttctCTTacgctgagttttaaaccaactttttcactctcctctttcactttcatcaagaggctctttagttctttttcactttctgccataagggtggtgtcatctgcatactgtactcaggcttcaacaatatgtgccACCATCAAATGAGCAGGGGATGCACCTGCATAGCTCACTTCATTTTTCCCAAATGTATGTGaatatttatgtacttatttacTAACACAGGGGCtcccccagtgactcagcagtaaagaaacagcctgcaatgcaagagacacagtagatatgtgttcaatccctgggcggggaaggtgggcaacccactccagtattcttgcctggagaatcccatggacagagaagcctgatgggttacagtctatggggtcacagagagtcacacatgactgaagagactgagcatgtCTGCATACACATTTAAGAAAATGGGAagtgattaaataaaaattagtggCAAAACTACAGAAATATACTACTATATACTGCTTAATATGTAGTATCTATTGAGCATAGCCAATATTTTGCAATGTAAATGGGGAGTAATCTATAAAGATATtgatcactatactgtacacctgaGGCTAATATAATTTgctaaatcaattatatttcaatgaaaagcAATAATGGCAGCCAACATAAGAGCAGTTAAATAAGGAGATTTCATACAGTTATATTAAGCAAAGCAAAATGGAACATCAAAAACTGATGGAAATATGATATACAATAGCAGTAACTGAACAAGAGCAGTATGCATTAATAATTACTTTAGCCAAGGCTTTCACTTAAGTGACTATAACATAAATGTATCTAGAACCTTTTGGCACATAGCAGTTGCTCCATTATTATTTGTTGAAAGATTAGGAATTAGGTCATATCAGATATGAACATTTAATACATAGGAAGGTTGCATTTCAATTGAGCTGTGAAAAGCTGAATTGTTCAATAAAAGCTGGAACAAATGACTGCTTCTCTGGAAGGAAATAaggaactcttttgtttttaatttaacacAGCTTCAAAAAATCAGGGTAAACTGTCCATTTCAGATGGACATGTAGCAAACTGATGTAAAATCTGAagttagaaaactaaaataattaaagctagaaattcagaataaaaagaacaatataggggacttccctggtggtccaatggctaagactctgcgctcccaatacagggggcctgggttcaatcctcagtcagggaactagatcccacatgctgcaactaagagtttgtataCTGCAAGTAAAGATCCTGAATACTACAATGACAATCAAAGATCTTGTGTGCAATGAAgatcaagatcccacatgctacaactaagatcagtgcctgcatgcatgctctgttgctcagctgtgtccagcactttgtgaccccatggactatagcccaccaggtaactctgtccatggaatttttcaggcaaggatactggagtgggtgccattcagttctccaggggatattcccaaccaagggctcaaacctaagtctcctgtggctcctgcattggcaggtaggtagattatttaccactgacccacctgggaagacccagctaagaccagtgcagccaaataaataaataaataaatataaaatttatataaatatatgcatgcatattataaatataaatatttatataaatatgtaaatgtttaaatttaattaaaatatataaatttaataaatttaacaaatataaatttaataaatatatatttatatttatttatatatataataaatatatatttacatagataaataaaaattcaaattaatagatatatataaatttaataaatgtataaatatttatataaatatatatatttaaagaatgaTACATTAAActctatgaaacagaaaattttggtgaaaaatactcagagaaaatgaatctagaaaaatggtacagatgaagctGTTTGCAAGGCAGAAACACAGACatagaacaaacatatggaaacTAAGAGGGAAAACGTGATAAGATGAATGGGGAGATtgagactgacatatatacatatatatttttttaacacaaagaaaaagagaagtattCTCTAGTTCTGCTAGAATAAATGTGAAGTGTGATACATTGGGGAAACAACTTGAAGAGAGCTGTAAACGTTAAAAACAGATATTCTGTAATTCAGGATTCCTCGGTCTCTGCACTACTGGATATTCTGAGCCAGGTCATTCTCTGTAGTGGTATCTTTCCTGTATATTCTAGGATATTTATAAGGATCCTTGCCCACCACCTACCTCATCCCAGTGTGATAGTGAAAAATGTCTATGGGGGTAACCCCTGGAGGAATTACTCATCCCTGGTTGAGAAGCACAGTTTTAAGTGAATAAtatcaaatatttgtaaatctgTGCTATAATAGCAATTTGTTGAAAAATAATATGACAGACCCCCAGATATGTGAGTGTCATAGCCACACTGTGAAATATTATACAGAcactaaaataatgaaacagaattaTATTAATTGATTGGAAGCAAGTTCCTAAGgtattattgattttaaaaaatagagaggaACAAACAGCAGAAAAAACGACCTCACTGAAACATAAAGAATATTTATGAGGTACACAGGATTGTGTTCAAACATTTGTGCAAACATGTGTGAATTTGTGTAAGTGCATAATTTAGAACAAGAAGATTTAAAGGAAACTAAGAACTTATAGACAAAAATGTCAGtaagaatgaaattagattaagtacatgttttattaaaaaaagagtatacaataaaattgaatgaaaattTATGGCTAACTTATACAAAGATTAAAACTTATTAACTCAGAGATACCAACATGGGTACTTAATTCAACATTAAAATTGCTGAagattgaaaatgaaataatattataaccaaagtgcttttaaaatgtggGGATGGAGTAGAATCTAAATTATAATTTCATCTCATTAGACACAGATGGATTCAGACATGCTTATAGAATATAATGGTAACATTTAGTCCAAAGATCAAGATAAATATCTTCCAAATTATGGTGAAAGGTGATGAACTTTTAGAAAAGGATTTAGTCACAAGGCCACAAGGAGCATTAAGGAATAACAGAGATACGAAAACTCACTGGGAACGTATATCAatataaaagattatttattacCTCTAaggatttttgtgtttgtttatagCAAATATTGACACATGGAGAATATTAAAGTGGCAGCTAAATTAATGtagcaataacaataaaaaagcaaTGAATGGGGTATAATGTATAGTACTGTGactaataattaataatactctattgcatatttgaaagtttctaagGAACAGTAGATTCCAAAAGCTCTCATcacaaaaaaaatttcaattgcACTATGAATGCTGACAAATgctaactagatttattgtggcAGTCATCTAGCAATAtgaacaaatattgaatcattgtgCTCTACAGAAGCGATGAATACATTTTATATGTCAACTGCAGCTTagattctttgtttaaaaaaatgaagagaacacTATGAATGATAGACAGATTTgacaaacaaaattaataaactctTCCCCAAAATATATCACATGTATCTAAAGAACTGGGGGATTCACAGGGGGAtcactgggtaaagaatccatctacaatgcaggagattagATTCCAGGATGgtgaagatcgcctggaggagggaattgcaacccactccagtgttcttctcatactgttcatagggatTGGAAGGATTGGgggtggtaggagaaggggacgacagaggatgagatggctggatggcatcactgactcgtaggcatgagtttgagtaaattctgggagtttgtgatagacagggaggcctgacatgctgcaattcatggggtcgcaaagagtcggacatgactgagtgactgaacagaactgaactgaaccagtgttcttgcctgggaaatttcatggacagaggagcctggcaggatacagtgcatggggtcgcaaagagtcagacatgactaaagtgactgagtgcacacacatataaaagAACTAAATGGCAAACAGTCTGTTTTGTGTAAAGAAACAATCCTTTATTTCagagaacaataaaaaaaaaggaataacagCGCACTGGcactgctattaaaaaaaaaaaggatttctatggacttaaaaaaaaaatagagaatctCTGAATGACTAACAAGCACACCAATATATTCAGCCTCACAAAACaggaagagactcacagacttaagaaACGAACTTGGTTTGTTGGTTATGGTTGccaggaggaagggatagttaaggactcTGGGAAGACCATGTAcatattgctatatttaaaatggataaccaatgaaaacctattgtacagcacatggaactctggtcaatattatgtgccagcctggataggagggagTTTTGAGGGAGAAAggataaacatatatgtatagctgattcccttcacagttcacctgaaactatcacaatattgttaactggatatatcccaatacaaaatgcttttagtgttaaaaaataaaaaaattaaattaaaaagtaattgcaAAGTGAAGCTCATTAGGATACCTCTTCTCACcaatgaaataaagattttttaatgtaaatgctCAGAGTTGAGCAAAGACATCCAGGCATGTTCATTTCATACACTGCTCTTGCAGGAAAGTCTTTGCAAGCATTCATTGGTCTAGATCTACCTTCTTCATGTGGAAATAATAGTCTAATATATCCCAtcttacaataaaaaaaagtgGCCTCACTTCTCTGTATAACCTTCCACAAGTGATACCCTATTTGTCTATTCCTGTTAATTATTGATCGAGGATTTATGATCTACTTTTCATAAAAGTATTTTACTTTTCctgtttattcttttaattcaACTCCCACTATTACCATTTAATTGTCAACGTAGACAATTACATTTTGGAATGCAAtgctcaattttatttttgaccATTATACAT
This region includes:
- the LOC110146560 gene encoding olfactory receptor 7A10-like translates to MEPQNISEVSEFLLMEFSEAPELQPLVFGLFLSMYLITVFGNLLIILATISDSHLHTPMYFFLSNLSFVDICFTSTTIPKMLWNIQTQNKLITFEGCIIQMYFYILFASLDDFLLTVMAYDRFVAICHPLHYMVIMNPRLCGLLVLISWIVGVVYSLLQKLMVLRLSFCADLKISHFFCELNQVLQLACSDTFLNDMVLYFAATLLGGGPFAGILYSYSKIVSCIRGISSVEGKYKAFSTCASHLSVVFLFYCSVLGVHLNPATPHSSSSGAAASVMYTVVTPMLNPFIYSLRNKDIKGALKRVYEILGRKGQLCWGR